The following are encoded together in the Vigna angularis cultivar LongXiaoDou No.4 chromosome 9, ASM1680809v1, whole genome shotgun sequence genome:
- the LOC108347716 gene encoding serine/threonine-protein kinase MHK isoform X2 translates to MERYKILRELGDGSCGHVYKAHDMRTYEIVAVKKLKRKFCFWEEYTNLREVKALRKMNHPNIIKLKEDCNLYQLIKEREKPFSEEEIRCFVRQMLEGLSHMHKKGFFHRDLKPENLLVTNDVLKIADFGLAREVSSMPPYTQYVSTRWYRAPEVLMQAPSYTPAVDMWAVGAILAELFTLTPLFPGESEIDQLYKIYGILGMPDSSAFTIRENNSQLLDLVSHEIVPPVKLSNIIPNASSEAVDLMTQLLHWDPSRRPDADQSLQHPFFHVNAWVPYPLSDPLELKLSSKRAKPNLELKLQDFGPDPDDCFLGLTLAVKPSVSNIDVVQNVSQGVRENMLFCSDFNDHSDQSVFWTLLSPDRNGVANSAETSLSLSFSSMQHQPIGVPQSTGFSFQPLQPNILTTPFLALSSPFQRGHCL, encoded by the exons GTTGCTGTCAAAAAGTTGAAAAGAAAGTTTTGTTTCTGGGAAGAATACACAAATTTAAGAGAAGTTAAG GCCCTCCGTAAAATGAATCACCCAAATATCATAAAGTTGAAAGAG GATTGTAATCTTTATCAATTAataaaggagagagaaaaaccCTTTTCAGAGGAAGAGATACGGTGCTTTGTGAGGCAAATGTTGGAAGGACTTAGTCATATGCACAAGAAAGGATTCTTTCATCGGGATTTAAAACCTG AGAATTTGCTGGTAACAAatgatgttttgaaaattgcTGATTTTGGACTGGCTAGAGAAGTATCATCAATGCCTCCATATACTCAATATGTTTCCACACGGTG GTATCGAGCTCCAGAAGTTTTGATGCAAGCCCCTTCTTATACTCCTGCTGTTG ACATGTGGGCAGTTGGTGCTATATTAGCTGAGCTTTTTACTTTGACCCCTTTATTTCCTGGTGAAAG TGAAATAGATCAACTGTACAAAATATATGGCATTCTTGGGATGCCAGATTCCTCTGCTTTCACCATCAGGGAAAACAACTCTCAATTATTGGATTTGGTTTCTCATGAAATT GTTCCACCTGTGAAACTTTCTAACATCATTCCAAATGCTAGTTCGGAAGCTGTAGACTTGATGACA CAACTGCTACATTGGGACCCATCAAGAAGGCCAGATGCTGATCAGTCATTACAACATCCATTTTTCCAT GTGAATGCATGGGTTCCTTATCCACTCAGTGATCCACTTGAGCTGAAGCTGAGTAGCAAGA GGGCAAAGCCAAATCTCGAGCTGAAACTGCAGGATTTTGGCCCCGATCCCGATGATTGTTTTCTTGGCTTGACCTTAGCTGTAAAGCCCAGTGTTTCAAACATAG ATGTGGTCCAAAATGTATCGCAGGGTGTAAGAGAG AACATGCTATTTTGCTCAGATTTTAATGATCATTCGGACCAGTCAG TATTCTGGACATTATTATCTCCTGATCGAAATGGTGTTGCTAACTCAGCAGAGACTTCACTGTCACTGTCATTCAG TTCAATGCAACATCAGCCAATTGGAGTTCCACAGTCTACGGGATTTTCTTTTCAGCCTTTGCAGCCTAACATCTTAACTACACCATTTTTGGCACTGTCTTCTCCCTTCCAGCGCGGCCACTGCCTTTGA
- the LOC108347716 gene encoding serine/threonine-protein kinase MHK isoform X1 has product MERYKILRELGDGSCGHVYKAHDMRTYEIVAVKKLKRKFCFWEEYTNLREVKALRKMNHPNIIKLKEVVRENNELFFIFEYMDCNLYQLIKEREKPFSEEEIRCFVRQMLEGLSHMHKKGFFHRDLKPENLLVTNDVLKIADFGLAREVSSMPPYTQYVSTRWYRAPEVLMQAPSYTPAVDMWAVGAILAELFTLTPLFPGESEIDQLYKIYGILGMPDSSAFTIRENNSQLLDLVSHEIVPPVKLSNIIPNASSEAVDLMTQLLHWDPSRRPDADQSLQHPFFHVNAWVPYPLSDPLELKLSSKRAKPNLELKLQDFGPDPDDCFLGLTLAVKPSVSNIDVVQNVSQGVRENMLFCSDFNDHSDQSVFWTLLSPDRNGVANSAETSLSLSFSSMQHQPIGVPQSTGFSFQPLQPNILTTPFLALSSPFQRGHCL; this is encoded by the exons GTTGCTGTCAAAAAGTTGAAAAGAAAGTTTTGTTTCTGGGAAGAATACACAAATTTAAGAGAAGTTAAG GCCCTCCGTAAAATGAATCACCCAAATATCATAAAGTTGAAAGAGGTTGTTAGAGAAAATAATgaactatttttcatttttgaataCATG GATTGTAATCTTTATCAATTAataaaggagagagaaaaaccCTTTTCAGAGGAAGAGATACGGTGCTTTGTGAGGCAAATGTTGGAAGGACTTAGTCATATGCACAAGAAAGGATTCTTTCATCGGGATTTAAAACCTG AGAATTTGCTGGTAACAAatgatgttttgaaaattgcTGATTTTGGACTGGCTAGAGAAGTATCATCAATGCCTCCATATACTCAATATGTTTCCACACGGTG GTATCGAGCTCCAGAAGTTTTGATGCAAGCCCCTTCTTATACTCCTGCTGTTG ACATGTGGGCAGTTGGTGCTATATTAGCTGAGCTTTTTACTTTGACCCCTTTATTTCCTGGTGAAAG TGAAATAGATCAACTGTACAAAATATATGGCATTCTTGGGATGCCAGATTCCTCTGCTTTCACCATCAGGGAAAACAACTCTCAATTATTGGATTTGGTTTCTCATGAAATT GTTCCACCTGTGAAACTTTCTAACATCATTCCAAATGCTAGTTCGGAAGCTGTAGACTTGATGACA CAACTGCTACATTGGGACCCATCAAGAAGGCCAGATGCTGATCAGTCATTACAACATCCATTTTTCCAT GTGAATGCATGGGTTCCTTATCCACTCAGTGATCCACTTGAGCTGAAGCTGAGTAGCAAGA GGGCAAAGCCAAATCTCGAGCTGAAACTGCAGGATTTTGGCCCCGATCCCGATGATTGTTTTCTTGGCTTGACCTTAGCTGTAAAGCCCAGTGTTTCAAACATAG ATGTGGTCCAAAATGTATCGCAGGGTGTAAGAGAG AACATGCTATTTTGCTCAGATTTTAATGATCATTCGGACCAGTCAG TATTCTGGACATTATTATCTCCTGATCGAAATGGTGTTGCTAACTCAGCAGAGACTTCACTGTCACTGTCATTCAG TTCAATGCAACATCAGCCAATTGGAGTTCCACAGTCTACGGGATTTTCTTTTCAGCCTTTGCAGCCTAACATCTTAACTACACCATTTTTGGCACTGTCTTCTCCCTTCCAGCGCGGCCACTGCCTTTGA